In a single window of the Agrobacterium vitis genome:
- a CDS encoding IS5 family transposase yields the protein MRGQPGFWDLDDRYERLSAVGDPLEKLNSIIPWAIFEKPLAKALKRSDGSKGGRPPFPSVLMFKILVLQALYNLSDDQAEFVIQDRLSFMRFLGLSLSQKVPDAKTIWLFRESLVRAGAIDNLFARFDKHLSRSGYLAKGGQIVDATIIQAPKQHNSQDEKDAIKAGEIPEDWKDKPARLAQKDRDARWTVKYSKAKRPTETPTSTTTGQHDIAIPMFGYKNHAGIDRAHGFIRGWTVTSASAHDGAQLRNVVTKDNTASTVWADTAYRSKTNEEWLQDNGLKSDIHQKKPKGKPMPEAMSRANGRRSKVRSAIEHVFARQKDKMKLFVRTIGISRARVKIGMANITYNMLRYVWLTGKPRTA from the coding sequence ATGCGTGGGCAACCGGGCTTTTGGGATTTGGATGATCGTTACGAACGGCTGAGTGCCGTCGGCGATCCGCTGGAGAAGCTCAACAGCATCATTCCATGGGCGATATTTGAAAAACCTTTAGCGAAGGCGCTGAAGCGGTCCGACGGATCGAAGGGTGGACGTCCACCATTTCCGTCGGTTCTGATGTTTAAAATCCTGGTGCTGCAAGCGCTTTATAATCTCTCCGACGACCAAGCAGAGTTTGTTATCCAGGACCGGCTGTCGTTTATGCGTTTCCTTGGCCTTTCCCTTTCGCAGAAGGTGCCGGATGCCAAGACGATCTGGCTGTTCCGAGAGAGTTTGGTGCGTGCAGGTGCCATTGATAATCTGTTTGCCCGTTTCGACAAGCATCTCTCACGTTCCGGATATCTGGCCAAAGGCGGGCAGATCGTTGACGCCACGATCATCCAGGCTCCCAAGCAACATAACAGCCAGGACGAGAAAGACGCGATCAAGGCCGGCGAAATCCCTGAGGACTGGAAGGATAAACCCGCCAGGCTGGCCCAGAAGGACCGCGACGCGCGATGGACAGTGAAGTATTCCAAGGCGAAACGGCCAACGGAGACGCCGACGTCGACGACGACTGGCCAGCACGATATTGCCATTCCAATGTTTGGTTACAAAAACCATGCAGGCATCGACCGAGCCCATGGCTTTATCCGGGGATGGACGGTGACGAGTGCGAGCGCCCATGACGGAGCCCAGCTTCGAAACGTAGTGACCAAAGACAATACCGCGTCGACGGTCTGGGCCGATACGGCCTATCGCTCCAAGACCAACGAGGAATGGTTGCAGGACAATGGCCTAAAGTCCGACATCCATCAGAAGAAGCCAAAGGGCAAACCCATGCCGGAGGCGATGTCGCGCGCCAACGGCCGTCGTTCGAAGGTCCGCTCCGCCATCGAACATGTCTTTGCGCGGCAGAAGGACAAGATGAAGCTCTTCGTGCGCACCATCGGAATCAGCCGAGCGAGGGTGAAGATCGGCATGGCCAATATCACCTACAACATGCTTCGCTATGTCTGGCTGACTGGAAAACCACGGACCGCATAA